A genomic region of Candidatus Stoquefichus sp. SB1 contains the following coding sequences:
- a CDS encoding sigma-70 family RNA polymerase sigma factor, whose product MSKYKVEMNGFLIQNYEKLSHQQTMQLLDEYHQLHDEKIKEKLVLSNLKLVLSLVQKYHQRVSNLDDLFQVGVIGLIKAIDNFDTSLEVRFSTYAVPLILGEIKRYIRDNSPMRIPRSMRDLAYKALLANEEYMKKHNREATPKELSKILDVDEYQLVEALSSTNGVTSLSQEVQNDGNGPIDLESQIPDKKNQMENMQNTIDLQEAMNHLDEKELQIIQERYFKGHTQSEIAQELFISQAQVSRIEKQALSHLKKYMS is encoded by the coding sequence ATGTCAAAGTACAAAGTTGAAATGAATGGTTTTCTTATTCAAAATTATGAGAAACTGTCCCATCAGCAAACAATGCAGCTGTTGGATGAATATCATCAATTACATGATGAAAAAATAAAAGAGAAACTGGTTTTATCAAATTTAAAATTAGTTCTTTCACTAGTTCAAAAATATCATCAACGTGTTTCTAACTTAGATGATTTATTTCAAGTAGGAGTAATTGGTTTAATCAAAGCAATCGATAATTTTGATACCTCTTTGGAGGTTCGTTTTTCTACTTATGCAGTTCCTTTGATTTTAGGAGAAATCAAGCGATATATACGTGATAATTCTCCTATGCGTATACCTCGTTCAATGCGAGATTTAGCTTATAAAGCTTTATTAGCTAATGAGGAATATATGAAGAAACATAATCGAGAAGCTACGCCTAAAGAACTTTCAAAAATATTAGATGTTGATGAGTATCAGTTAGTAGAAGCGTTATCATCTACAAATGGTGTGACTTCTTTATCGCAAGAAGTTCAAAACGATGGTAATGGACCTATTGACTTAGAAAGTCAGATTCCTGATAAGAAGAATCAAATGGAAAATATGCAAAATACAATTGATTTACAAGAAGCCATGAATCATCTTGATGAAAAAGAACTGCAAATTATACAAGAAAGATATTTTAAAGGACATACTCAAAGTGAAATTGCTCAAGAACTCTTTATTTCACAAGCCCAGGTTTCACGAATTGAAAAACAGGCATTATCACATTTAAAGAAATATATGAGTTAA
- the sigK gene encoding RNA polymerase sporulation sigma factor SigK → MILQRLKELFLKKKVLFYIGRHDVLKAPLKGKEEEAALIKLQNGDEQARDLLIEHNLRLVVYVAKKYDSVQNGSIEDLISIGTIGLVKAVNTFNMDKNIKLATYASRCIENEILMFLRKNNKLRQEISLDEPLNVDYDGNELLLSDIIGTDKDIIQDEIEHNDQKEKFYRALHHLNKREQEILMMRYGLIGHEELTQKDVAEVLGISQSYISRLEKKIIKKLRNKLNDDE, encoded by the coding sequence ATGATTTTACAAAGATTAAAAGAGTTATTTTTAAAAAAGAAAGTTCTTTTTTATATTGGTAGACATGATGTACTCAAAGCACCTTTAAAAGGTAAAGAAGAAGAGGCAGCACTGATTAAATTACAAAATGGCGATGAACAGGCAAGAGATTTATTAATAGAGCATAATCTTAGATTAGTTGTATATGTTGCTAAAAAATATGATTCTGTACAAAATGGCAGTATAGAAGATTTAATTAGTATTGGTACGATTGGATTAGTGAAAGCTGTCAATACTTTTAATATGGATAAAAATATAAAATTAGCAACTTATGCTTCGCGTTGTATAGAAAATGAAATATTAATGTTTCTAAGAAAAAATAATAAATTACGTCAAGAGATATCTTTAGATGAGCCATTGAATGTTGATTATGACGGAAATGAATTATTACTTTCTGATATTATTGGGACAGATAAAGATATTATTCAAGATGAAATTGAACATAATGATCAAAAAGAGAAATTCTATCGTGCTCTTCATCATTTAAATAAACGTGAACAAGAAATATTAATGATGCGTTATGGATTAATAGGACATGAGGAATTAACGCAAAAAGATGTTGCAGAGGTTTTAGGAATTTCACAGTCCTATATTTCTAGATTAGAGAAAAAGATTATTAAAAAGTTAAGGAATAAATTGAATGATGATGAATAA
- a CDS encoding helix-hairpin-helix domain-containing protein, protein MSDLLKIPGVGPSIEKDLFAIGIHCIEDLKGKNPETMFLQSCDVKGYQEDRCLLYVYRLAVYYAQNEQLDPKKLKWWYWKDK, encoded by the coding sequence ATGAGTGATTTGTTAAAAATACCTGGAGTAGGACCAAGTATTGAAAAGGATCTTTTTGCTATAGGAATTCATTGTATAGAAGATTTAAAAGGTAAAAATCCTGAAACTATGTTTTTACAATCTTGTGATGTGAAAGGATATCAAGAAGATAGATGTTTATTATATGTTTATCGCTTAGCTGTTTATTATGCTCAAAATGAACAGTTAGATCCTAAAAAATTAAAATGGTGGTATTGGAAAGATAAGTAA
- the nifJ gene encoding pyruvate:ferredoxin (flavodoxin) oxidoreductase: MSKKYLSMDGNTAAAHVAYAFSEVASIYPITPSSPMAENAETWAAQGMKNIFGSAVNVIEMQSEAGAAGAVHGALQGGALATTFTASQGLLLMIPNLYKIQGELLPGVFHVAARALATRALNIFGDHQDVYACRQVGAPMICSHSVQEVMDLGGIAHLTAIKASVPVIHFFDGFRTSHEIQKVEVMDYDVLESLLDKEALKKFKDNALNPHTNPVERGGAENDDIYFQGREAQNKHYEAVVEIAADYMKKVSEITGREYAPFTYYGATDADRVIIAMGSVTETIKETIDEMMKHGEKVGLVKVHLYRPFSPKYLLNVLPETVKKIAVLDRTKEMGATGEPLYLDVVSVLKDKDIEVVGGRYGMGSKDTTPRQIKAVYDHLLQDKPFTSFTIGINDDVTHLSLKEDPDFTVDADYTSCLFYGLGSDGTVSANKSAIKIIGDHTDLYSQAYFAYDSKKAGGATRSNLRFGHTPIRATYYVNNADFISCSLDNYVVKFDMLKNLKKGGTFLLNTEFDEKDIVDYLPNRLKKQLADKNAKFYIINANKIAAEIGMGRRTNTILQSAFFALNPQILPIEKSVEYMKAMAKKTYGKKGDAIVELNYKAIDAGKDAIVEVPVDASWSNLTVNETRQRTGDDHFDNFVSPINSLDGYDLPVSAFMDKLDGSMPSGVALKEKRAIAVEVPRWEKENCIQCNNCVMVCPHATIRAFLLNDEEMNALPEDIHDDVLKPIGKNVDGLVYRIQVSPDNCVGCGLCVTECPGKAGKKALTMVPVKEELDHAPLADYMYTKVSYKADRYPLTTVKGVGFMRPYFEVSGACGGCGETPYYRLVSQLFGQDMRIANATGCSSIYSGSTPSTPCTVDENGQGPAWANSLFEDNAEYGYGMKLAENYMAKRILEIIRDNKADCEAELQDVLTQYEAVKGQRVEERKLYDQLVSLVEASKCEGIKELLNMKGELITKSQWIIGGDGWAYDIGYGGVDHVLANDQNVNILVLDTEVYSNTGGQSSKSSQAGSIAKFTAGGKAASKKDLAQIAMAYGHVYVAQVAMGANPMQTIKAIKEAEAYDGPSLIIAYAPCIEHGIKGGLANHQQEQKRAVQCGYFNLFRYDPRLEDAGKNPLQVDSKEPDFTQFKEFLLNENRFAMLSKVNPEHAEELMDKCEKDAKKRRARLDVMAAE; this comes from the coding sequence ATGTCTAAAAAGTATTTATCTATGGATGGAAATACTGCTGCAGCACATGTAGCCTATGCTTTTAGTGAAGTTGCAAGTATCTATCCAATTACCCCATCTTCTCCAATGGCTGAAAATGCCGAGACTTGGGCTGCCCAAGGGATGAAGAATATTTTTGGGTCTGCTGTAAATGTAATTGAAATGCAATCTGAAGCTGGGGCAGCTGGAGCTGTTCATGGAGCCTTACAAGGTGGCGCTTTAGCAACGACATTTACTGCATCACAAGGTTTGTTATTGATGATTCCAAACCTATATAAAATTCAAGGTGAATTGTTACCTGGTGTATTCCATGTGGCTGCAAGAGCACTTGCAACACGTGCGTTAAATATCTTTGGTGATCATCAAGACGTTTATGCTTGCCGTCAAGTTGGAGCACCTATGATTTGTTCTCATAGTGTTCAAGAAGTTATGGATTTAGGAGGAATTGCTCATTTAACTGCAATTAAAGCAAGTGTTCCTGTTATTCATTTCTTTGATGGATTTAGAACATCTCATGAAATTCAAAAAGTTGAAGTCATGGATTATGATGTTCTTGAAAGTTTGTTAGATAAAGAAGCATTAAAGAAATTTAAAGACAATGCTTTGAATCCACATACAAATCCTGTAGAACGTGGTGGAGCAGAAAATGATGATATCTACTTCCAAGGTAGAGAAGCACAAAATAAACATTATGAAGCTGTTGTTGAAATTGCTGCTGATTATATGAAGAAAGTTTCTGAAATTACTGGTAGAGAATATGCTCCATTTACATATTATGGTGCAACAGATGCAGATAGAGTTATTATTGCAATGGGTTCAGTTACTGAAACAATTAAAGAAACTATTGATGAAATGATGAAACATGGAGAAAAAGTTGGATTAGTTAAAGTTCATTTATATCGTCCATTCTCTCCAAAATATTTATTAAATGTATTACCTGAAACAGTTAAGAAAATTGCTGTTTTAGATCGTACAAAAGAAATGGGAGCAACTGGAGAACCATTATACTTAGATGTTGTTTCTGTATTAAAAGATAAAGATATTGAAGTTGTTGGTGGACGTTACGGTATGGGATCTAAGGATACAACACCACGTCAAATCAAAGCTGTTTATGATCATTTATTACAAGATAAACCATTTACTTCATTTACAATTGGTATTAATGATGATGTCACTCATTTATCATTAAAAGAAGATCCAGACTTTACTGTAGATGCTGATTATACATCATGCTTATTCTATGGTTTAGGATCTGATGGAACTGTATCAGCTAATAAATCTGCAATTAAGATTATTGGTGATCATACTGATTTATATTCACAAGCTTATTTTGCTTATGATAGTAAAAAAGCAGGTGGAGCTACACGTTCTAATTTAAGATTTGGACACACACCAATTCGTGCAACATATTATGTTAATAATGCTGATTTTATTTCATGTTCATTAGATAACTATGTTGTTAAATTTGATATGTTGAAGAATCTTAAAAAAGGTGGAACATTCTTATTAAATACTGAATTTGATGAAAAGGATATTGTTGACTATTTACCAAATCGTTTGAAAAAACAATTGGCTGATAAAAATGCAAAATTCTATATTATCAATGCAAATAAGATTGCAGCTGAAATTGGAATGGGAAGAAGAACAAATACAATTCTTCAATCTGCATTCTTTGCATTAAATCCACAAATTTTACCTATTGAAAAATCTGTTGAATACATGAAAGCAATGGCTAAGAAAACTTATGGTAAAAAAGGTGATGCAATTGTTGAATTAAACTATAAAGCAATTGATGCTGGAAAAGATGCAATTGTGGAAGTACCTGTAGATGCTTCATGGTCTAACTTAACTGTTAATGAAACACGTCAACGCACTGGTGATGATCATTTTGATAACTTTGTATCACCAATTAATTCATTAGATGGTTATGATTTACCAGTATCTGCTTTTATGGATAAGTTAGATGGTTCTATGCCTTCTGGTGTTGCTTTAAAAGAAAAACGTGCGATTGCAGTAGAAGTTCCTCGTTGGGAAAAAGAAAACTGTATCCAATGTAATAACTGTGTTATGGTTTGTCCTCATGCAACAATTCGTGCATTCTTATTAAATGATGAAGAAATGAACGCATTACCAGAAGATATCCATGATGATGTTTTAAAACCAATTGGTAAAAATGTTGACGGTTTAGTATATCGTATTCAAGTTTCACCAGATAACTGTGTTGGATGTGGTCTTTGTGTCACTGAATGTCCAGGTAAAGCAGGAAAGAAAGCTTTAACTATGGTACCAGTCAAAGAAGAATTAGATCATGCACCATTAGCAGATTACATGTATACAAAAGTTTCTTATAAAGCTGATCGTTATCCATTAACAACTGTTAAGGGTGTTGGATTTATGAGACCATACTTTGAAGTTTCTGGAGCTTGTGGTGGTTGTGGTGAAACTCCATACTATCGTTTGGTTTCTCAATTATTTGGACAAGATATGAGAATTGCTAATGCAACTGGATGTAGTTCAATCTATTCTGGTTCAACACCATCAACTCCATGTACAGTTGATGAAAATGGTCAAGGACCTGCATGGGCAAACTCATTATTTGAAGATAATGCTGAATATGGATATGGTATGAAATTAGCTGAAAATTATATGGCTAAACGTATCTTAGAAATTATTAGAGATAACAAAGCTGACTGTGAAGCTGAACTTCAAGATGTTTTAACACAATATGAAGCTGTTAAGGGTCAACGCGTTGAAGAAAGAAAACTTTATGATCAATTAGTATCATTGGTTGAAGCTTCAAAATGTGAAGGTATCAAAGAATTATTAAATATGAAAGGTGAATTAATCACAAAATCACAATGGATCATCGGTGGAGATGGTTGGGCATATGACATCGGATATGGTGGTGTTGACCATGTTTTAGCAAATGATCAAAATGTTAATATTTTAGTTCTTGATACTGAAGTTTATTCAAATACAGGTGGACAATCTTCTAAATCATCTCAAGCAGGATCTATCGCTAAGTTTACAGCTGGTGGTAAAGCTGCATCTAAGAAAGATTTAGCTCAGATTGCTATGGCATATGGACATGTATATGTAGCACAAGTTGCTATGGGAGCAAATCCAATGCAAACAATCAAAGCTATTAAAGAAGCAGAAGCTTATGATGGACCATCATTGATTATTGCTTATGCACCATGTATTGAACATGGTATTAAAGGTGGTTTAGCAAATCATCAACAAGAACAAAAACGTGCTGTTCAATGCGGATATTTCAATCTGTTCAGATATGATCCACGTTTAGAAGATGCTGGTAAAAATCCATTACAAGTTGATTCTAAAGAACCTGATTTCACTCAGTTTAAAGAATTCTTGTTAAACGAAAATAGATTTGCTATGTTATCAAAAGTGAACCCAGAACATGCTGAAGAATTAATGGATAAATGTGAAAAAGATGCTAAGAAGCGTCGTGCACGTTTAGATGTTATGGCAGCAGAATAA
- a CDS encoding 6-phosphofructokinase gives MKKRNCFIGQSGGPTAAINASLAGIIAECIETQQFEHVYGMINGIKGLLEHKYMDLLEIFNTQEEILHLKHSPAMYLGSCRYKLPTYQEDPQTYEFLFHTFEELEITDFYYIGGNDSMDTVAKLSVYAKSIHSSIRFIGIPKTIDNDLMGTDHTPGFGSAAKYVATSMLEIAYDSSIYKLNAVTIVEIMGRNAGWLTASSALARTQYNDAPDLIYLPEVPFNKDNFLNDIREVFKKKRSVIIAVSEGIKNEDGQFLDSDSKYAKRDAFGHILHSGTGKVLETMVYQEFKCKVRSIELNVLQRCAMHIASQVDLDESFEIGRCAVQTSMADETGVMMVFKRTNNYPYTIECQHQDVVDIANQEQRIPIEWINDAHNDITQELYEYLFPLIQGEVTIRYENGIPQYANINHLKQD, from the coding sequence ATGAAGAAAAGAAACTGTTTTATTGGACAATCTGGAGGTCCAACAGCAGCAATCAATGCTTCTTTAGCAGGGATTATTGCTGAATGTATTGAAACTCAACAATTTGAACATGTTTATGGAATGATTAATGGAATCAAAGGCTTATTAGAACATAAGTATATGGACTTATTAGAAATCTTTAATACTCAAGAAGAAATTTTGCATCTTAAGCATTCTCCTGCTATGTACTTAGGATCTTGTCGCTATAAACTACCTACATATCAAGAAGATCCTCAAACTTATGAATTTTTATTTCATACTTTTGAAGAATTAGAAATCACTGACTTTTATTATATTGGTGGAAACGATTCAATGGACACAGTTGCCAAACTTTCAGTTTATGCCAAGAGTATTCATTCATCAATTCGTTTCATCGGAATTCCCAAAACAATTGATAATGATTTAATGGGAACAGACCATACACCAGGTTTTGGTTCAGCTGCTAAATATGTTGCAACATCCATGTTAGAAATTGCATATGATAGTTCTATCTATAAATTGAATGCTGTCACAATTGTAGAAATCATGGGCAGAAATGCTGGCTGGCTAACAGCTTCAAGTGCACTTGCAAGAACGCAGTATAACGATGCCCCTGATCTTATCTATTTGCCAGAAGTTCCTTTTAATAAAGATAATTTTCTAAACGATATTCGCGAGGTCTTTAAAAAGAAACGTAGCGTCATTATTGCTGTGAGTGAAGGTATTAAAAATGAAGATGGTCAATTTCTTGACTCAGATTCAAAATATGCCAAACGTGATGCATTCGGTCATATTCTCCATTCTGGAACTGGAAAAGTTCTTGAAACAATGGTATATCAAGAATTCAAGTGTAAAGTCAGAAGCATTGAATTAAACGTACTACAACGATGTGCAATGCACATTGCTTCACAAGTTGATTTAGATGAATCATTTGAAATTGGACGTTGTGCTGTTCAAACTTCTATGGCTGATGAAACAGGAGTCATGATGGTTTTTAAACGTACTAATAATTATCCTTACACTATTGAATGCCAACATCAAGACGTTGTTGATATTGCTAATCAGGAGCAGCGTATTCCTATTGAATGGATTAACGATGCCCATAATGACATCACACAAGAACTCTATGAATATCTTTTCCCACTCATTCAAGGTGAAGTCACAATTCGTTATGAAAATGGAATTCCGCAATATGCAAATATTAATCACTTAAAACAAGACTAA
- a CDS encoding transglutaminase-like domain-containing protein, whose protein sequence is MKISLSDKMQEVILKCLDCLMIILGIVGVMGGFIHSLFFPTQSLFALVFLALLGIFLYLNYTRKQLILKSLLLVLIIAIIILFLLFPIQMEGLFHQLEVIVRNDYFLDFQYVFESINEAVGLLPIVLVIIVGIPIVYLIVSLICQHRHSLLKMILLILLFFSPVFIRHSLESYTSYCFVLFALYQFVFSWLLQYQHNQLLLRSVLIISLSLLLVFSSIFLEPNPLFNQNTSSILMEVKNWINGGSLDSLFNSQNVTGTSSYIDGKLPTNDVETSRGIAMKVHAKEPFDSYLRGYSLAHYKDNQWQLGDDSYELSTSTTQYSRYLKANHTYEVQSVEIETTKQTEYQFVPYFPNFEREIINDSYYQKFDQPMDILMAYPQEYTFAQYSANLDVNYQEYVYQQYLDVPSSLKERLNEFLSQHQIYNDNIQSHGDLINRLKKVLFQTTKYDLKAGALPKDKDFLEYFLFENQKGSCTHFATAGALLLRCLGIPTRYVRGYILKASDFTDETAIIRNYRSHAWIEVYENEKGWIPFEMTPGAGESTLEEVGAMLDDLAETNTQQTNPNAPAQTQTPSTTPQTSQTQPVVDENPWYQGLIEYQETIMLIAAVLVGMITYRIMTKHLFTLKMRKYDNNQKLIYYYQRMLRILRFGGEIDEEVVALANKAQFSQHSISVEELTRMQEFYNVFIQDVYQNISIFQKFIFRYIYGYK, encoded by the coding sequence ATGAAAATAAGTCTTTCAGATAAAATGCAAGAAGTGATATTAAAATGTTTGGATTGTTTAATGATTATTTTAGGTATAGTAGGGGTTATGGGTGGATTTATTCATTCGCTTTTTTTCCCGACTCAATCACTTTTTGCTTTGGTGTTTTTAGCATTATTAGGTATATTTTTATATTTGAATTATACTAGAAAACAATTGATTTTAAAAAGTTTATTATTGGTATTGATTATAGCAATTATTATTTTATTTTTATTGTTTCCTATACAAATGGAGGGACTTTTCCATCAATTGGAAGTCATTGTTAGAAATGATTATTTCTTAGATTTTCAATATGTTTTTGAGAGCATCAATGAAGCTGTTGGTCTTTTACCTATTGTTCTTGTTATAATAGTAGGAATACCTATTGTTTATTTGATAGTTTCTCTGATTTGTCAGCATCGCCATTCATTATTAAAAATGATTCTATTAATTCTTCTGTTTTTTAGTCCTGTCTTTATTCGACATTCTTTAGAAAGCTATACAAGCTATTGTTTTGTTCTTTTTGCTCTTTATCAGTTTGTTTTTTCATGGTTATTACAATATCAGCATAATCAATTGCTTTTAAGATCAGTATTGATTATTTCATTAAGTCTATTGTTGGTTTTTTCAAGTATCTTTTTAGAACCAAATCCACTTTTTAATCAGAATACATCCTCAATATTAATGGAAGTTAAAAACTGGATAAATGGTGGAAGTTTAGATTCTTTATTCAATAGTCAAAATGTCACAGGGACAAGTTCTTATATTGATGGAAAGTTACCAACGAATGATGTGGAAACAAGCAGAGGAATTGCAATGAAAGTTCATGCTAAGGAACCATTTGATTCTTATTTGAGAGGATATTCATTAGCTCACTATAAAGATAATCAATGGCAACTTGGAGATGATTCATATGAATTATCAACTTCAACAACACAATATAGTCGTTATTTAAAAGCAAATCATACATATGAAGTTCAATCTGTTGAAATTGAAACAACAAAGCAAACAGAATATCAGTTTGTTCCTTATTTCCCTAATTTTGAAAGAGAAATCATAAATGACTCCTATTATCAAAAATTTGATCAGCCAATGGATATTTTAATGGCTTATCCACAAGAATATACATTTGCTCAATATTCTGCAAATCTAGATGTCAATTATCAAGAATATGTATATCAACAATATTTAGATGTTCCTTCATCATTAAAGGAGCGTTTAAATGAATTTTTGAGTCAGCATCAAATATATAATGATAATATCCAGTCACATGGTGATCTTATTAATCGATTAAAGAAAGTCTTATTTCAAACAACAAAGTATGATTTAAAAGCCGGAGCATTACCCAAAGATAAAGATTTTTTAGAATATTTTCTTTTTGAAAATCAAAAGGGGAGTTGTACACATTTTGCGACTGCTGGAGCATTACTGCTTAGATGTTTAGGCATACCAACACGTTATGTACGTGGATATATTTTAAAAGCAAGTGATTTTACTGATGAAACTGCGATTATTCGCAATTATCGTTCACATGCTTGGATTGAAGTTTATGAAAATGAAAAAGGCTGGATTCCATTTGAAATGACTCCAGGAGCAGGTGAGTCTACTTTAGAAGAAGTTGGTGCAATGCTTGATGATTTAGCTGAAACGAATACCCAACAAACAAATCCAAATGCACCAGCACAAACACAAACGCCTTCGACAACACCACAAACTTCACAGACACAACCGGTAGTCGATGAGAATCCATGGTATCAAGGACTTATTGAATATCAAGAAACAATTATGTTAATAGCTGCTGTATTAGTGGGGATGATCACTTATCGTATCATGACAAAACATCTTTTTACATTAAAAATGAGAAAATATGATAATAATCAGAAATTAATTTATTACTATCAAAGAATGTTAAGAATTTTACGATTTGGTGGTGAAATAGATGAGGAAGTTGTTGCACTTGCTAATAAAGCCCAATTTTCTCAACATTCTATTTCAGTTGAAGAACTTACTAGAATGCAGGAATTCTATAACGTATTTATTCAAGATGTATATCAGAATATATCTATTTTTCAAAAATTCATATTCCGTTATATCTATGGTTATAAATAA